In the Sarcophilus harrisii chromosome 3, mSarHar1.11, whole genome shotgun sequence genome, one interval contains:
- the CLDN17 gene encoding claudin-17 translates to MTFYPLKIAGLILGFLGMVGTIATTLLPQWRVSAFIGSNIVIFERIWEGLWMNCIQQARIRWQCKYYNSLLALPHDLEAARALMCVASALSLIALLVGIFSTKQARCTGSNEQVKAYLLGASGVLFILTGIIILIPVSWTANLIIKDFYNPAIHVGQKRELGAALFLGWTSSAVLLIGGSLLCTVCFCKRRIRRHRYSSPRSRVQYKPQHKNMMASNTSTSYV, encoded by the coding sequence ATGACTTTTTATCCCCTGAAAATTGCTGGACTGATTCTTGGATTCCTTGGAATGGTGGGGACTATTGCTACAACTCTACTGCCTCAATGGAGAGTGTCTGCCTTCATTGGCAGCAACATTGTGATATTTGAAAGGATCTGGGAAGGACTTTGGATGAACTGTATCCAACAAGCACGTATTAGGTGGCAGTGCAAATATTATAACTCTCTTTTGGCTCTCCCACATGATTTAGAGGCTGCCCGGGCACTGATGTGTGTGGCAAGTGCTTTGTCCTTGATTGCCCTGCTTGTTGGCATCTTTAGCACAAAGCAAGCCCGCTGCACTGGATCTAATGAACAAGTCAAGGCTTATCTCCTGGGAGCATCTGGAGTCCTTTTTATTCTGACAGGTATCATCATTCTGATTCCTGTAAGCTGGACAGCCAATCTCATCATCAAGGACTTTTATAATCCAGCTATTCATGTAGGACAGAAACGAGAGCTGGGTGCTGCACTCTTTCTTGGATGGACAAGTTCAGCAGTTCTTCTTATTGGAGGATCTCTTCTCTGTACTGTTTGTTTCTGCAAAAGAAGAATCAGGAGGCACAGATATTCATCACCAAGATCCCGAGTGCAGTACAAACCTCAGCATAAAAATATGATGGCAAGTAATACCTCTACCAGTTATGTCTAG